A stretch of the Archaeoglobus neptunius genome encodes the following:
- a CDS encoding AAA family ATPase produces MESCREIVESVCDVYVGNRELVEKMLAAALTNGNILFEDYPGLGKTLLAKVFARVIGADYSRIQFTPDLLPSDIIGIKIWRGNGFEFIRGPIFTNVLLADEINRSPPKTQAALLEAMEEKQVTVEGETYRLNLPFFVIATQNPIEQEGTYPLPEAQMDRFMLRMRPGYPETIEEEMEILRRRMEWQKDDPTDDISPVITLREFMELQAKVERVYVDESILRYISELVRETRNHELVELGSSPRGGLALLKLSRAFAVMEGRDFVIPDDVKRVAVEALSHRIILKFEYAVEGVRAEEVVEDVLNSVRVPKYESQKSQ; encoded by the coding sequence ATGGAATCCTGCAGGGAAATTGTTGAATCTGTATGCGATGTTTACGTTGGAAACAGAGAGCTTGTTGAAAAGATGCTTGCTGCCGCCCTGACCAATGGAAATATCCTTTTTGAAGATTATCCCGGACTCGGAAAAACACTTCTCGCTAAAGTTTTCGCAAGGGTTATTGGAGCTGACTACAGCAGGATACAGTTCACACCTGATCTGCTTCCTTCCGACATAATCGGAATCAAAATCTGGAGAGGAAACGGGTTTGAGTTTATCAGAGGGCCTATCTTTACCAATGTCCTCTTGGCCGATGAAATTAACAGAAGTCCTCCAAAAACCCAGGCTGCATTGCTTGAGGCCATGGAAGAGAAACAGGTCACTGTTGAGGGCGAAACATACAGACTGAACCTGCCTTTTTTTGTGATAGCAACCCAAAATCCAATAGAACAGGAGGGTACGTACCCACTACCGGAGGCCCAGATGGACAGATTTATGCTGAGAATGCGTCCCGGTTATCCTGAGACCATAGAAGAGGAAATGGAGATACTCAGAAGGAGAATGGAGTGGCAAAAGGATGACCCGACCGACGATATATCACCGGTAATCACGCTCAGGGAGTTTATGGAGCTGCAGGCCAAGGTTGAAAGGGTATATGTTGACGAATCCATACTGAGATACATTTCGGAACTTGTCAGAGAAACCAGAAATCACGAGCTTGTTGAACTCGGTTCCAGTCCGAGAGGCGGTTTGGCTTTGCTGAAGCTTTCAAGAGCTTTTGCAGTGATGGAAGGGAGGGACTTCGTTATTCCCGATGATGTCAAGAGGGTTGCTGTCGAGGCATTGAGTCACAGGATCATTCTGAAGTTCGAGTACGCTGTTGAGGGTGTCAGGGCTGAGGAGGTTGTCGAAGACGTCCTGAACAGTGTAAGGGTACCAAAGTATGAGAGTCAGAAGAGTCAGTAG
- a CDS encoding RIO1 family regulatory kinase/ATPase domain-containing protein, with protein sequence MNLAELYGGMGKHSWKILDAIFRNLWDYEYVPVKLISFHSNIGEEKVKNILRHLSDLRVVQNKRTEYEGSTFTFLGLSLYSLYRLVKKGHIEAIGKIMGEGKESAVFNCFSEKYGECVVKFHKVGHTSFKKVKEKRDYGDLHFSVLAIRSAKREYRALKKLQGLAVPVVYAWEGNAVLMELIDAKELFRVRVENPDEVLNMILDEVGRFYRRGVVHGDLSQYNVLVSSDGVWIIDFPQSIDVGEEGWEEILKRDVRNIVTYFNRAYRMEKDINSAINRILQE encoded by the coding sequence GTGAACCTGGCAGAGCTGTACGGGGGTATGGGAAAGCATTCCTGGAAGATTCTGGATGCCATTTTCAGGAATCTGTGGGATTATGAGTACGTCCCCGTAAAACTGATCTCCTTCCACTCCAATATCGGTGAGGAAAAGGTAAAAAACATTCTGAGACATCTCTCGGATTTAAGGGTAGTGCAGAACAAACGAACCGAATATGAAGGTTCAACCTTTACATTTCTGGGTTTGAGTCTGTATTCTCTTTACAGATTGGTAAAGAAGGGACATATCGAGGCAATAGGGAAGATTATGGGTGAGGGAAAAGAGAGTGCAGTTTTCAACTGCTTTTCAGAAAAGTATGGGGAGTGCGTGGTAAAATTCCATAAAGTTGGGCACACGAGTTTTAAGAAGGTCAAAGAAAAGAGGGATTATGGAGATCTGCACTTTTCTGTCCTTGCAATAAGGTCTGCAAAAAGGGAATATCGGGCCCTTAAAAAGCTTCAGGGGCTGGCCGTACCGGTCGTTTACGCCTGGGAAGGCAATGCTGTTTTGATGGAACTGATAGATGCGAAAGAGCTTTTCAGAGTTAGAGTTGAGAATCCGGATGAGGTTCTGAATATGATACTGGATGAGGTTGGCAGGTTTTATCGTCGGGGAGTGGTTCACGGCGATCTGAGCCAGTACAATGTTCTGGTTAGCAGTGATGGAGTGTGGATTATTGATTTTCCCCAGAGTATCGATGTTGGTGAGGAGGGCTGGGAGGAAATTCTCAAGAGGGATGTGAGGAACATTGTCACCTACTTCAATCGAGCCTACCGCATGGAAAAGGATATTAATTCTGCAATAAATAGAATACTGCAAGAATGA
- a CDS encoding DUF460 domain-containing protein: MSVVFGVDIVGGSVHGKIKPKYAVVVLENGSEVEKIVSRSKLFRMVREKKPDIIAVDNIYEVFRSREELIYFLKNAPAETRLVQVTGRGQSLPSLSKRFGLNINIRNPVDEARACAYLASFGIGSEISVFIDKTKITVSRNRSLGKGGWRQKKYGRKIHDAVRTVYREIKNRLSDMGFDFVEDVKSGYGGISRGILLVSAPRSEIPINSFKTKDVQVRVEAVEKEKIEFIPLQKTLRYIIVGIDPGATTAVAALDLRGNLVGVRSKKGWGSAEVVEYISSLGKPVVVATDKSNPPELVSKVRASFNSVLYTPREDLSVDKKKTLASRFRTVNDHERDALAAAIDAFNSYKNKLSNVEKRIPAGMDSDRVKAEIIKGTPLHEIFANQLREEKAVKKAHSETVSREEILKRDRIIEELKEDNRILSRKISELRSEIEKLRERMAAISREEHERIRRDNYVRNLEREVYELRKRLREKDREIEDLKEKIALLRRMKMLEFQGWKEVKVLRKFTKDEVERAEKELGISEGDIVCILDSSGGSAAIAEMLCKKGIRAVICSSGMSHLAYEAFDSYGIPRISMDEVEILVGEDIAVVNADRFERVYSEKVEELKRKKLENLEKLVEDYRKRRVV; this comes from the coding sequence ATGAGTGTGGTATTCGGAGTTGATATCGTTGGTGGTTCGGTTCACGGAAAAATAAAGCCAAAATATGCCGTTGTTGTTCTTGAGAATGGCAGTGAGGTGGAGAAGATAGTTTCAAGAAGCAAACTTTTCAGAATGGTCAGAGAAAAGAAACCGGACATTATAGCTGTTGACAATATTTATGAGGTTTTCAGGAGCAGAGAGGAATTGATCTACTTCCTGAAGAACGCCCCAGCCGAAACCAGACTGGTTCAGGTAACGGGAAGGGGGCAGTCTCTACCAAGTCTCTCGAAAAGGTTCGGATTGAATATAAACATCAGAAATCCGGTTGATGAGGCGAGGGCGTGTGCGTATCTTGCAAGTTTTGGAATAGGCAGTGAAATATCTGTTTTCATTGATAAGACAAAGATAACCGTATCAAGGAACAGGAGTCTTGGAAAAGGAGGATGGAGGCAGAAAAAGTACGGGAGAAAGATTCATGATGCTGTCAGAACTGTTTACAGGGAAATAAAAAACAGACTGTCAGATATGGGGTTTGACTTTGTGGAAGACGTTAAATCCGGATATGGGGGGATATCCAGGGGAATATTACTTGTAAGTGCTCCGAGATCGGAGATTCCAATAAACTCATTTAAAACGAAAGATGTGCAGGTCAGGGTTGAGGCAGTTGAGAAGGAGAAGATCGAGTTCATCCCTCTCCAGAAAACACTGAGATACATCATCGTTGGGATAGATCCGGGTGCAACAACTGCTGTGGCCGCTCTCGATTTGAGAGGAAATCTTGTCGGAGTCAGGAGCAAGAAGGGGTGGGGTTCTGCAGAGGTTGTCGAGTACATCTCGTCGCTGGGAAAGCCTGTCGTTGTTGCAACCGACAAAAGCAACCCACCTGAATTGGTATCGAAGGTAAGAGCATCGTTTAATTCCGTTCTTTACACCCCCAGGGAGGACCTGAGTGTGGATAAAAAGAAAACTCTTGCATCCAGGTTTCGTACTGTGAATGATCATGAAAGAGATGCACTTGCTGCAGCGATTGATGCCTTTAACAGTTACAAAAACAAGCTGAGCAATGTAGAGAAAAGGATTCCAGCAGGTATGGACTCGGACAGGGTTAAGGCTGAGATCATAAAGGGAACACCTCTCCATGAAATTTTTGCAAATCAGCTCAGGGAGGAGAAGGCAGTCAAAAAGGCTCATAGTGAGACTGTTAGCAGGGAAGAAATTTTGAAAAGAGATCGTATTATAGAAGAGCTTAAAGAAGACAACAGGATTCTTTCCAGAAAGATATCTGAGCTTAGAAGTGAAATTGAAAAGCTTAGAGAGAGGATGGCTGCTATTTCAAGGGAGGAGCATGAGAGAATCCGGAGGGACAACTATGTGAGAAACCTTGAAAGAGAGGTCTACGAACTCAGAAAAAGGTTAAGGGAGAAAGACAGGGAAATAGAGGATTTGAAAGAGAAGATTGCTTTGTTAAGAAGAATGAAGATGCTTGAGTTTCAGGGGTGGAAAGAGGTAAAGGTACTGAGGAAGTTCACAAAAGATGAGGTGGAAAGGGCGGAAAAGGAGCTCGGAATTTCTGAAGGGGATATAGTATGCATTCTCGACTCGAGCGGTGGAAGTGCAGCTATCGCAGAGATGCTCTGTAAAAAAGGCATTAGAGCTGTGATCTGCAGCAGTGGAATGTCCCATCTGGCCTATGAGGCTTTTGACAGTTACGGGATCCCTAGAATATCGATGGATGAGGTCGAAATTCTTGTTGGTGAAGATATCGCTGTGGTGAATGCAGACAGGTTCGAAAGGGTTTATTCTGAGAAGGTTGAAGAGCTAAAAAGAAAGAAGCTGGAGAATCTTGAAAAACTGGTGGAGGATTACAGAAAAAGAAGGGTGGTTTAG
- a CDS encoding sugar phosphate isomerase/epimerase family protein, producing MRLLFSSMFLYEYSTDMIARAVELSGYDGIEFWPETPYFWVDRKIEKLEPFFDHEMAIHVPVLDLNPVSVNKDLCDITLKESLYSISLASKLGAWPVTVHAGKRSAAREPVWADYLSLDRYLRILSGYGKIKGVKIALENSENGINHLCKRASETKGFIEAHELEFTLDIKHALMNGGVEEFLDALFSRICNIHVSYYDERGRHIQPSKGEEVAESLRLISDLGYDGTITVELDDLGIGSMDFMKKVEILRKEGRFVERFFEN from the coding sequence GTGAGACTGCTTTTTTCGTCAATGTTCCTTTACGAGTACTCGACTGACATGATTGCAAGAGCCGTTGAACTTTCCGGATATGACGGCATTGAATTCTGGCCTGAAACGCCCTATTTCTGGGTTGACAGAAAAATAGAGAAGCTTGAACCTTTTTTTGACCATGAGATGGCCATTCACGTACCCGTTTTGGATTTGAATCCGGTCTCGGTGAACAAAGACCTCTGCGATATAACTCTGAAGGAAAGCCTGTACTCCATATCTCTCGCCTCAAAGCTGGGAGCTTGGCCTGTAACAGTCCATGCAGGAAAGAGAAGTGCAGCAAGAGAACCAGTATGGGCGGATTATCTCTCTCTCGACAGATATCTCAGAATTTTGAGCGGTTATGGAAAGATAAAAGGTGTGAAGATCGCTCTGGAAAATTCAGAGAACGGGATAAATCATCTGTGCAAAAGGGCAAGTGAAACGAAGGGATTTATTGAAGCTCATGAACTGGAATTTACGCTGGATATAAAGCACGCTCTGATGAATGGTGGTGTCGAGGAGTTTTTAGATGCCCTATTCAGCAGAATCTGCAACATTCATGTGAGCTACTACGATGAGAGGGGGAGGCACATTCAGCCAAGCAAAGGTGAGGAGGTTGCAGAATCGTTAAGACTCATTTCCGATTTGGGATACGATGGCACAATTACTGTGGAACTCGACGACTTGGGGATAGGTAGCATGGACTTCATGAAGAAGGTTGAGATATTGAGGAAGGAAGGGCGGTTTGTTGAAAGATTTTTTGAAAATTAG
- the ppsA gene encoding pyruvate, water dikinase has protein sequence MPVLWLADVDKNDIPLVGGKGANLGELLRAEIPVPDGFVVDARTFREFIEKTGISEKIYSLLENLDVEDTEKLDAVSKEIREIIENAKMPEEIEKEIREAYRKLCEEEGEEVYVAVRSSATAEDLPDASFAGQQDTYLNVVGEDNVVKKVKECWGSLFTPRAIYYRVQKGFRHEDVSIAVVVQKMINSEKSGVMFTSHPVTGEKLCIIEAVFGLGEAIVSGLVTPDTYVYDRRSRKLVEVKIGEKEFMITKQDGKTVKIKLDPEKAKERVLSDDEIDRLIVLGELIEDHYGKPQDVEWAIEKGKIYIVQSRPVTTIRDSDAEIEEVSEEGKILLKGLGASPGIATGKVKVIFSEEEISKVEDGDILVTTMTTPDMVPAMQRAAAIITDEGGMTCHAAIVSRELGVPAIVGTKEGTKILKDGMIVTVDGEKGIVYEGRIEKKEKPKPAVASVPVITATEVKVNISIPDVAERVARETNADGVGLFRIEHMILGLEKHPMKFISDGEIDRYVDLLYEEMKKVVKAFYPKPVWIRTIDAPTDEFRSMEGGEDEPIESNPMLGFRGIRRDLANDEHFRAEMRAIKKLIDEGYTNVGIMLPLVTSPWEVRRAKEIAISEGLPLDKIEFGIMVETPAAAMIIEDLIKEGIDFISLGTNDLTQYTLAVDRNNENVAYLYDETHPAVMKLIERTIRICKENGVKTSICGQAGSYPHVVEKLVKIGIDSVSANPDAVQKIREVVARIEKKIILEKLRKL, from the coding sequence ATGCCGGTACTGTGGTTAGCGGATGTCGATAAAAATGATATTCCATTGGTGGGTGGAAAAGGCGCTAATCTGGGTGAACTGCTCAGGGCTGAAATTCCCGTTCCTGATGGCTTCGTTGTCGATGCAAGAACTTTTAGGGAGTTTATAGAGAAAACCGGGATTAGTGAGAAGATTTATTCGCTTCTTGAAAATCTCGACGTGGAAGACACTGAAAAGCTTGATGCCGTTTCAAAAGAGATAAGGGAGATAATAGAAAACGCAAAAATGCCTGAAGAAATAGAGAAAGAAATCAGAGAGGCATACAGGAAGCTGTGTGAGGAAGAAGGAGAAGAAGTTTATGTGGCAGTAAGAAGCTCGGCAACGGCAGAAGATCTGCCAGATGCAAGTTTTGCTGGTCAGCAGGATACATATCTGAATGTTGTTGGCGAGGATAACGTGGTGAAGAAGGTTAAGGAATGCTGGGGAAGTTTATTCACGCCACGAGCCATTTACTACAGAGTCCAGAAGGGTTTCAGACATGAGGATGTCAGCATCGCTGTTGTTGTGCAGAAAATGATCAACAGTGAGAAGAGCGGGGTGATGTTTACATCGCATCCTGTAACCGGAGAGAAACTGTGTATAATTGAGGCTGTTTTTGGTCTTGGAGAGGCCATTGTGAGTGGTCTCGTTACGCCGGACACCTACGTTTACGATAGAAGAAGCAGGAAGCTCGTTGAAGTGAAAATAGGAGAAAAAGAGTTCATGATAACAAAGCAGGATGGTAAGACCGTTAAGATAAAACTCGATCCTGAAAAGGCTAAAGAAAGAGTATTGAGTGATGATGAGATAGACCGGCTCATTGTACTTGGTGAGTTAATAGAGGATCACTATGGAAAACCTCAGGATGTCGAGTGGGCGATTGAGAAGGGCAAGATATACATCGTTCAGTCCAGACCTGTAACAACAATCAGAGACAGCGATGCAGAGATAGAAGAGGTGTCTGAGGAGGGTAAGATCCTGCTCAAAGGCCTTGGCGCATCTCCTGGAATCGCAACCGGGAAGGTCAAGGTAATCTTCAGTGAGGAGGAGATATCAAAGGTGGAGGATGGGGATATTCTTGTTACCACAATGACAACTCCCGATATGGTTCCTGCAATGCAAAGAGCAGCGGCCATTATCACCGATGAAGGAGGTATGACCTGTCACGCTGCGATAGTTTCCAGAGAGCTCGGAGTTCCGGCAATTGTGGGGACAAAGGAGGGTACGAAGATTTTGAAAGACGGAATGATAGTGACGGTTGATGGTGAGAAGGGCATTGTTTACGAGGGAAGGATAGAAAAGAAAGAGAAGCCAAAGCCGGCTGTTGCATCAGTGCCCGTAATAACAGCGACTGAAGTTAAGGTAAACATTTCAATTCCGGATGTGGCTGAAAGGGTTGCCAGAGAGACAAATGCTGATGGTGTCGGGCTCTTCAGAATAGAGCACATGATTCTCGGATTGGAGAAGCATCCGATGAAGTTCATCAGTGACGGGGAGATAGACAGATACGTCGATCTTCTTTACGAGGAGATGAAGAAGGTCGTTAAGGCCTTCTACCCCAAACCAGTATGGATAAGGACGATTGATGCTCCTACAGACGAGTTCAGATCCATGGAGGGTGGAGAGGATGAGCCAATAGAGTCAAACCCCATGCTGGGTTTCAGGGGGATAAGGCGAGATCTGGCAAATGATGAGCATTTCAGAGCGGAGATGAGGGCCATAAAGAAACTGATAGATGAAGGGTACACAAACGTCGGAATAATGCTTCCGCTCGTAACATCCCCATGGGAGGTCAGAAGGGCGAAGGAGATAGCGATAAGCGAAGGATTACCTCTTGATAAAATCGAGTTCGGGATAATGGTGGAAACCCCTGCAGCGGCTATGATAATTGAGGACCTCATTAAGGAGGGAATTGATTTTATCAGCCTCGGTACAAATGACCTTACACAGTACACCCTTGCAGTTGACAGGAACAACGAGAACGTCGCATACCTCTACGACGAAACACATCCGGCAGTAATGAAACTAATAGAGAGAACAATACGGATCTGCAAAGAAAATGGTGTGAAGACCTCAATCTGCGGTCAGGCAGGAAGCTATCCGCACGTTGTGGAGAAGCTTGTGAAGATAGGCATTGACAGTGTATCAGCCAATCCTGATGCCGTGCAGAAGATAAGAGAGGTCGTCGCAAGGATTGAAAAGAAGATAATCCTGGAAAAGCTGAGAAAGCTTTAA
- a CDS encoding PUA domain-containing protein yields MEGDVNLRTVRMIADYQFGKGAGKALFPDSVKFILSTTGRVRQITDNGLRIATLKADSGWFTLSIEGARRLHRSLPYPRMRVVVLDEVSDFIAKGKSVFAKHVVEVDEDIRANDEVIVVNTKDELLATGRAVLSAFEMLEMERGMAVKVRQGVKK; encoded by the coding sequence ATGGAAGGTGATGTAAACCTCAGGACTGTGAGGATGATCGCAGACTATCAGTTCGGAAAGGGGGCAGGAAAAGCCCTGTTCCCGGATTCGGTTAAGTTTATCCTGTCAACCACAGGAAGAGTAAGGCAAATCACAGACAACGGACTGAGAATTGCCACACTGAAAGCGGATTCAGGATGGTTCACTCTCAGCATCGAGGGGGCAAGAAGGCTGCACAGATCTCTCCCATATCCCCGAATGAGGGTTGTGGTCCTGGATGAGGTTTCGGATTTCATTGCAAAGGGGAAGAGCGTGTTTGCCAAGCATGTTGTGGAGGTTGATGAGGACATAAGGGCAAATGATGAAGTCATAGTCGTTAACACAAAGGACGAACTTCTCGCAACAGGTAGAGCTGTGTTATCTGCATTTGAAATGCTTGAGATGGAGAGAGGAATGGCTGTGAAGGTTAGGCAGGGTGTGAAGAAATGA
- a CDS encoding undecaprenyl diphosphate synthase family protein — protein MLTKIYEKILEREIKKVPRHVVVVCKQLGESFLKFAEWCGKFGISEVTVCSYDKVRESLLRGYRVRIIGNGIVRELSGREPVINIINHTGHEEILTVIRKLAQMIAENRLNPEDVDERTFEKFLTVKTQPDIIIKAGNEVPEFLIWQGIYSELYFADIDWDNLRYIDFLRILREYQRRERRYGR, from the coding sequence ATGCTGACCAAAATTTACGAAAAGATACTGGAAAGGGAAATAAAAAAGGTTCCTAGACACGTGGTCGTAGTATGCAAGCAGCTTGGTGAGAGTTTTTTGAAATTTGCTGAGTGGTGTGGAAAATTCGGCATCAGCGAGGTTACAGTCTGCTCATACGATAAAGTCAGGGAATCTCTTCTACGGGGCTACAGGGTTAGAATTATCGGAAACGGAATTGTCAGGGAGCTGAGTGGTAGAGAGCCCGTGATAAATATCATAAACCATACCGGACATGAGGAAATTCTAACGGTTATAAGAAAATTGGCCCAGATGATTGCGGAAAACAGACTTAACCCGGAAGATGTAGACGAGAGGACTTTTGAGAAATTTCTCACTGTGAAAACTCAGCCCGACATAATAATAAAGGCTGGAAACGAGGTGCCCGAGTTTTTGATATGGCAGGGGATATACAGCGAGCTGTACTTTGCTGACATCGACTGGGACAATCTCAGATACATTGACTTTTTGAGGATTTTGAGAGAGTACCAGAGGAGGGAGAGGCGATATGGAAGGTGA
- a CDS encoding TIGR00297 family protein, with protein MLPVIILSAISLLAIKLDSRLVFAILAITTLIYADRKNLKLTLRNPDKEDSYFNMLLFSTFLALLSCFALPKDVVFASMFLLFVHEFRKNSILNIAAYSSAAIFYFLAFELLTGIQYSTTHLFFVCLAGGLSASLVESVETDTDKRLTLLITLSTVFTIFKIYIPSASVTDLGIAFLVSFLMSLLALKAGVADESGLMSATLVGTTLILFTDIRFFAVILLFYALGSAVTKYRYEVKQRRGIEEQAGGARGYTNVFGNSLAGLFFAIQYSVTGNPAFAAAFVASVGAALSDTMASEIGKAGERAYLITTFEKVKPGVSGGISLNGELAGLVGAVVTSALAVSLGILDMYSAVISAVAAFTGMHIDSILGATLEKKGYLTNSTVNFLATLFAGIISLFFF; from the coding sequence ATGCTCCCGGTAATAATCCTGTCAGCAATATCACTACTCGCCATAAAGCTTGATTCGAGACTGGTATTTGCCATTCTCGCAATAACGACTTTGATTTATGCTGACAGGAAGAATCTAAAACTGACTCTCAGAAATCCTGATAAGGAAGATTCATACTTCAACATGCTCCTTTTTTCAACTTTTTTGGCCCTGCTTTCCTGTTTTGCTCTGCCAAAAGATGTCGTGTTTGCCTCAATGTTTCTGCTCTTCGTACACGAGTTCAGAAAAAATTCCATTCTCAACATAGCCGCATACAGCTCGGCAGCAATTTTCTACTTTCTCGCTTTTGAATTGCTCACAGGGATTCAGTACAGTACAACTCATCTTTTTTTTGTCTGTCTGGCGGGAGGACTGTCAGCATCCCTTGTTGAAAGTGTCGAGACTGACACGGACAAGAGGCTGACCCTCCTCATCACGCTCTCGACAGTCTTTACAATTTTTAAAATCTACATACCCTCAGCATCAGTTACGGATTTGGGGATTGCATTTCTGGTTTCTTTTCTGATGAGCCTTCTCGCCCTTAAAGCTGGAGTGGCAGACGAGTCCGGGTTGATGAGTGCAACCCTGGTGGGGACAACTTTAATACTTTTCACAGACATCAGATTTTTTGCCGTTATCCTCCTGTTCTACGCCCTGGGCTCAGCGGTAACGAAATACAGATACGAAGTCAAGCAACGCAGGGGTATTGAGGAGCAGGCGGGAGGGGCAAGGGGTTATACAAATGTTTTTGGTAACAGCCTTGCAGGATTATTTTTTGCCATACAGTACAGCGTTACAGGAAATCCAGCCTTTGCCGCCGCATTTGTTGCTTCTGTTGGCGCAGCTCTTTCCGACACAATGGCCAGCGAGATTGGAAAGGCGGGAGAGAGAGCGTACCTCATAACTACTTTTGAGAAAGTTAAACCGGGTGTCAGCGGAGGGATATCACTCAACGGCGAGCTGGCCGGACTGGTAGGGGCGGTTGTAACCTCAGCCCTTGCAGTTTCACTCGGAATACTGGACATGTATTCCGCAGTTATTTCTGCCGTTGCAGCATTCACCGGAATGCACATTGACAGCATTCTCGGGGCAACTCTCGAAAAAAAGGGATATCTGACAAATTCAACCGTGAACTTTCTTGCGACGCTCTTTGCGGGTATTATCAGCCTTTTCTTTTTCTGA
- a CDS encoding S16 family serine protease, producing MKKVIILLTLFVLLAYPVHGQFENAKRADIKAVAVTSGENPVGVVINISVIVTPGDGKVFVSTTPYTEIDMQGSAQLAALTACDLLGLDFTKYDFFYIIEAEAPIVGGPSAGGVMTVATVAALKGLQIRNDVFMTGMIYPDGFIGPVGGLKYKLEAAAANGGKIFLIPHGQRITYVEEQKVRRVGIINVVTTEYKKIDLVEYGKTLGVKVYEVNTLNDALKFFTGYEIKKPKGKFSPGEYSDILKMLAEEMKSSIEPLRKQVSSEEADKLIKKAEEYYREGKYYAATSTYFQAKILLRYEIYKKNIVTAQQYDNEADSIKREIQSLKSYLGSEKIGVNSLQVIAAAQERVAEAENLLEKSKTASSDDEALHYLAYAKERVESAKVWLSILPYLKNDYEISNEALKKRAEFYITQASSIMIYASSLHGNEDLLNDGYESLETAKRMLSEGFYAGAAVMAINSITDSSLAIEVNYGSIDDKVQGAKEAANTAIYEAEQVLFPVLPAAYYEYAESLDNKYAKLMYFKLSERLAKLLTNMANAGSERELQHAEFNPYNYYTPEKKSRIEQIIEAPGFEGVLSIAAIAFVALTVRKRKG from the coding sequence ATGAAAAAAGTCATCATCCTTTTAACGCTGTTTGTTTTGCTGGCATACCCTGTCCACGGTCAGTTCGAAAACGCAAAAAGGGCCGATATTAAGGCAGTTGCAGTTACAAGTGGAGAAAACCCGGTGGGTGTGGTCATAAACATCAGTGTTATTGTAACACCAGGAGATGGCAAGGTATTCGTCTCAACAACACCGTACACTGAAATAGACATGCAGGGTAGTGCTCAACTTGCTGCCTTGACTGCCTGCGACCTGCTTGGTCTGGACTTTACGAAATACGATTTCTTCTACATAATTGAGGCAGAAGCGCCGATTGTGGGTGGCCCATCAGCAGGAGGGGTGATGACAGTTGCCACCGTCGCTGCACTCAAAGGACTGCAGATTAGAAACGATGTCTTCATGACCGGGATGATATATCCCGACGGCTTTATAGGCCCGGTAGGTGGTTTGAAATACAAGCTGGAAGCAGCAGCCGCCAACGGGGGGAAGATATTTCTTATACCTCATGGACAGAGGATCACGTACGTTGAGGAGCAGAAGGTCAGGCGAGTCGGAATAATCAATGTGGTAACCACAGAGTACAAGAAAATAGACCTGGTGGAGTATGGAAAAACTCTCGGTGTGAAAGTTTACGAGGTAAACACTCTGAACGATGCGCTGAAGTTTTTTACAGGTTATGAAATAAAAAAGCCAAAGGGAAAATTCAGCCCTGGCGAGTATTCGGACATCCTAAAAATGCTGGCAGAGGAAATGAAAAGCTCAATCGAGCCTCTGAGAAAACAGGTTAGCAGCGAGGAGGCAGACAAGTTAATCAAAAAAGCTGAGGAATATTACAGAGAGGGTAAATACTATGCTGCGACAAGCACGTATTTTCAGGCAAAAATACTATTGAGATATGAGATTTACAAGAAAAATATTGTTACCGCACAGCAGTATGACAACGAAGCTGATAGCATAAAGAGAGAAATACAGTCTCTGAAAAGTTACCTCGGATCGGAGAAAATAGGGGTGAACTCTCTTCAGGTAATAGCGGCTGCACAGGAAAGGGTCGCTGAGGCTGAAAACCTGCTTGAAAAGTCCAAGACAGCCAGCTCAGATGATGAAGCGCTGCATTATCTCGCATACGCAAAGGAAAGGGTTGAAAGCGCAAAAGTCTGGCTGTCCATTTTGCCATATCTCAAAAACGACTACGAGATATCAAACGAAGCACTCAAAAAAAGAGCTGAATTTTACATCACCCAGGCGAGTTCGATAATGATTTACGCCTCATCGTTACATGGTAATGAAGATCTGCTCAATGACGGCTACGAATCTCTTGAAACTGCCAAAAGGATGCTTTCTGAAGGATTTTATGCCGGTGCGGCTGTGATGGCAATCAATTCAATTACCGATTCAAGTCTCGCAATTGAGGTCAACTACGGTTCGATAGACGACAAAGTGCAGGGCGCTAAGGAGGCCGCAAACACGGCAATTTACGAGGCTGAACAGGTACTTTTCCCCGTTCTTCCCGCTGCCTATTATGAGTATGCAGAGAGTCTGGATAACAAGTACGCAAAACTGATGTACTTTAAACTCTCGGAAAGGCTGGCAAAGCTTCTGACAAACATGGCAAATGCAGGAAGCGAGAGGGAACTTCAGCATGCTGAATTTAACCCGTACAACTACTACACCCCCGAAAAGAAATCCAGAATCGAACAGATAATTGAGGCTCCCGGATTTGAGGGTGTACTGTCCATTGCTGCAATTGCATTTGTGGCACTGACGGTCAGAAAAAGAAAAGGCTGA